A single Mustela lutreola isolate mMusLut2 chromosome X, mMusLut2.pri, whole genome shotgun sequence DNA region contains:
- the BEX4 gene encoding protein BEX4, whose amino-acid sequence MASKQKQVVKNVNMENAQQENEGEEQGPMQNEEGSRNSKGGEGQKHGKNVRLGRMRRLVPNFRWAIPSRHTDHNEVGGEEEKFVGQMMEVKRKTKEQQMRHHKRFQTPEPDNHYDFCLIP is encoded by the coding sequence ATGGCGTCCAAACAGAAACAAGTGGTGAAAAATGTCAACATGGAAAATGCCCAGCAGGAAAACGAAGGAGAGGAACAGGGCCCCATGCAGAATGAAGAGGGATCACGCAATTCGAAAGGGGGTGAAGGCCAGAAGCATGGAAAAAATGTCAGGCTGGGGCGAATGAGACGACTTGTCCCTAATTTTCGGTGGGCCATACCTAGCAGGCATACTGATCACAATGAAGTGGGAGGTGAGGAGGAAAAGTTTGTAGGGCAGATGATGGAGGTCAAGAGAAAGACTAAGGAGCAGCAAATGAGACATCATAAGCGCTTCCAGACTCCTGAACCTGATAATCATTATGACTTTTGCCTTATACCTTGA